The following proteins come from a genomic window of Sardina pilchardus chromosome 1, fSarPil1.1, whole genome shotgun sequence:
- the LOC134080000 gene encoding protein MIS12 homolog — protein MGKMDEPAEKIVASDSLKLYEAQFFGFTPQTCMLRIYSAFHDSLYELMLVVESVFKRKLSPAGQEPSEELCVKMQECSQKLLQFLQERFELLSSRMETLLVDSILSVPPNVLLPEDESHRKYPQGPEELMRMERSLAELHQAYQAEVCAKQALLAELGEQKEVQEHLGGILSWVGELRTCGRQEGLVQDNFAPLVEMVRHLQDVKAKILKKSRDLDEL, from the exons ATGGGAAAAATGGACGAACCAGCAGAGAAAATTG TGGCATCAGATTCTCTGAAGCTGTACGAGGCGCAGTTCTTTGGCTTCACTCCTCAGACGTGCATGCTGAGGATCTACAGTGCCTTTCACGACAGCCTGTACGAGCTCATGCTGGTGGTGGAGTCCGTGTTCAAGCGCAAGCTCAGCCCTGCGGGGCAGGAGCCCTCCGAGGAGCTGTGTGTCAAGATGCAGGAATGCAGCCAAAAGCTGCTCCAGTTCCTGCAGGAGCGCTTTGAGCTGCTGTCCAGTCGCATGGAGACGCTCCTGGTGGACAGCATCCTCTCCGTGCCCCCCAACGTCCTGCTGCCGGAGGACGAGTCCCACAGGAAGTACCCACAGGGGCCGGAGGAGCTGATGAGGATGGAGCGGTCGCTGGCAGAGCTCCACCAGGCCTATCAGGCAGAGGTGTGTGCCAAGCAGGCCCTGCTGGCAGAGCTGGGAGAGCAgaaggaggtgcaggagcacctGGGCGGCATCCTGAGCTGGGTGGGAGAGCTGCGCACCTGTGGCAGACAAGAGGGTCTTGTCCAGGACAACTTCGCCCCGCTCGTGGAGATGGTGAGGCACCTGCAAGATGTCAAGGCCAAGATCCTGAAGAAGAGTAGAGATCTCGACGAACTCTGA
- the LOC134079584 gene encoding extracellular serine/threonine protein kinase FAM20C-like produces MRWCTRGRVRTLCLGLACLSVLLHVLLVMLTLSVYQTPCEPHSQLPGETIRALADPNAAPRSDSHGKAPLTRDSLASPPGMLAETTKWQLRHGKRAQLTRTPICMPANLTQLEVLFAHPLYNLPGPPLQEEDWLLRVKPKVKENELDSPQWLSASEEGYAALHLNGDVETHPPWLRFHLGINRWHLYDHKDPNLRQLEEQLTSHKIVSAVQKTGGTQLKLVMSLPNYGQLLFKPMKQDRNDETNYNLYYFSDFERHNAEIGAFHLDRVLGFRRVPPAVGRLVDVITEIKDITTDRKLAKTFFNSPVGNACFYGQCSYYCSTEHAVCGRPRALEASMATMLPDLSLAPRRSWRSPWRRSYSRSKLAQWETEKDYCDTVKKTPPYNQGTRLVDLIDMAILDFLMSNMDRHHYETFEKFGNDTFLIHLDNGRAFGRFSKDEPSILAPLEQCCRIRRSTQEKLQLLALPHYRLSDVMRASLSQDPLTAVAPLLSEPHLEALDRRLARVLKVVGHCQEQYGNIIYNDIPDYP; encoded by the exons ATGCGCTGGTGCACGCGTGGCCGTGTGCGGACGCTGTGCCTGGGGCTGGCCTGCCTGTCAGTGCTGCTTCACGTCCTGCTGGTGATGCTCACCCTCTCCGTGTACCAGACTCCGTGTGAGCCTCACTCCCAGCTCCCCGGCGAGACCATCAGGGCCCTCGCGGATCCCAACGCTGCTCCGCGTTCGGACAGCCACGGGAAGGCCCCTCTGACCCGAGACAGCCTGGCGTCTCCTCCAGGGATGTTGGCGGAGACCACAAAATGGCAGCTCAGACACGGGAAGAGAGCTCAGCT aacGCGCACGCCAA tttgcatgcctgcgAATCTCACTCAGCTGGAGGTTCTCTTCGCACACCCGCTCTACAACCTCCCGGGACCCCCTCTCCAGGAGGAGGACTGGCTGCTGCGCGTGAAGCCAAAGGTCAAGGAGAACGAGCTGGACAGTCCTCAGTG gttGAGTGCCAGTGAGGAGGGGTACGCTGCACTTCACCTGAACGGTGACGTCGAGACTCACCCGCCCTGGCTGCGCTTCCACCTGGGCATCAACCGCTGGCACCTGTACGACCATAAAGACCCCAACCTGCGccagctggaggagcagctcACTTCCCACAAGATCGTCAGCGCAG TGCAGAAGACCGGAGGCACTCAGCTCAAGTTGGTGATGTCATTACCTAATTACGGGCAGTTGCTCTTCAAGCCCATGAA GCAAGACCGCAATGATGAAACAAATTACAATCTGTATTACTTCTCTGACTTCGAAAGACACAATGCTGAAATTGGTGCATTTCATCTAGACAG GGTTTTGGGGTTCCGAAGAGTCCCACCTGCGGTTGGAAGGCTAGTAGATGTGATTACAGAAATTAAAGACATAACCACTGACAGAAAACTGGCAAAAACCTTCTTTAATTCACCAG TGGGCAACGCGTGTTTCTACGGTCAGTGCTCGTACTACTGCTCCACGGAGCACGCGGTGTGTGGCCGGCCCCGTGCTCTGGAGGCCTCCATGGCCACCATGCTGCCGGACCTCTCCCTGGCCCCGCGCCGCTCCTGGAGGAGCCCATGGAGGCGCTCCTACAGCCGCAGTAAACTGGCACA gtgggagacagagaaagactaCTGTGATACTGTGAAAAAGACGCCGCCATACAACCAAGGAACACGGCTAGTTGACCTCATTGACATGGCTATCCTGGACTTTCTGATGA GTAACATGGACAGACATCATTACGAAACATTCGAGAAGTTTGGCAATGACACCTTCCTCATACACTTAGACAATGGGAGAGC GTTTGGTCGTTTCTCCAAAGATGAGCCCTCTATATTAGCACCCCTGGAGCAGTGTTGCAG GATCCGCCGCTCCACTCAGGAgaagctgcagctgctggcCCTGCCTCACTACCGCCTCAGTGATGTCATGCGAGCGTCGCTCTCGCAGGACCCGTTGACTGCTGTGGCGCCTCTTCTGTCTGAGCCACACCTTGAAGCCCTGGACCGCCGTTTAGCACGAGTCCTCAAAGTTGTTGGACATTGTCAGGAGCAATATGGCAATATCATCTACAATGATATCCCTGATTATCCTTGA
- the LOC134079996 gene encoding basement membrane-specific heparan sulfate proteoglycan core protein-like yields MPPKILWILFGGLVLTIPGYSVSDGLQVARPLTGEVKYSSPSVCVLQGTSVVLTCSYTAPRNQTVWSTFWFSPKLSGNWWSVEQPEDLLLEPEFAGRVAYSRTEDRSSTLTITDLRLSDSGVYRCLFISDQGTHSDSTGVNVTVTGLQVRMSADNVSEGQKVTLTCSTTCTLSNNPTYIWYKNGNPVSHTHTTRSNRLDLMSVSREDGGNYSCAVKGHDHLPSSAVTLSISHSGSENHPPVYASVGILLVLLLAVSLVCGVLWIRKRSCSSSQETQTTGGNVQINPIVCSSASTKVEDLEDENNIQYSSIQFRHPNKHNSNLQPAESDDSGVLYASVRVPSTELV; encoded by the exons ATGCCCCCCAAAATCCTTTGGATACTATTTGGAGGACTGGTGCTTACAATCCCAG GTTATAGTGTAAGTGATGGTCTTCAGGTGGCTCGGCCACTGACTGGTGAGGTGAAGTATTCcagcccaagtgtgtgtgtgctgcaggggaCCTCTGTGGTCCTGACGTGCTCCTACACAGCACCCAGGAACCAGACAGTCTGGTCCACATTCTGGTTCAGTCCCAAACTAAGTGGGAACTGGTGGAGTGTGGAGCAGCCTGAGGACCTTCTCTTAGAGCCAGAGTTTGCAGGCCGTGTGGCGTACAGCAGGACAGAAGACAGAAGCTCCACTCTCACCATCACTGACCTGAGACTGAGTGATTCAGGAGTGTATCGCTGTCTGTTCATATCTGATCAAGGGACACATTCGGACTCAACCGGAGTCAATGTTACAGTCACAG GCCTGCAGGTGCGGATGAGTGCTGACAACGTGAGTGAGGGACAGAAGGTGACACTGAcctgcagcaccacctgcaCTCTGAGCAACAACCCAACTTACATCTGGTACAAGAACGGCAACCccgtatctcacacacacacaaccaggagcAACAGGCTGGACCTGATGTCAGTCAGCCGTGAGGATGGAGGCAattactcctgtgctgttaAAGGACATGATCACCTCCCCTCTTCTGCAGTCACTCTCAGCATCT CACACAGTGGATCAGAGAATCACCCTCCTGTTTATGCATCAGTTGGAATCCTACTCGTACTTCTCCTAGCCGTGTCACTGGTCTGTGGTGTTCTGTGGATTAG GAAGAGAAGTTGCAGCTCATCACAGGAAACACAAACCACTGGAGGAAATGTCCAG ATAAACCCTATTGTGTGCAGCAGTGCCTCAACAAAAGTAGAAGATTTGGAGGATGAGAACAATATTCAGTACTCCAGCATTCAGTTCCGTCATCCCAACAAGCACAACAGCAACCTCCAGCCAGCTGAGAGTGATGACTCAGGGGTGCTGTATGCCTCTGTGAGAGTCCCTTCAACTGAACTGGTCTGA